A DNA window from Natronosalvus rutilus contains the following coding sequences:
- a CDS encoding cation-translocating P-type ATPase, with product MDETAWHAATLDETLDELASSQNGLASEEAARRLDRYGPNTIGEGEVISPVRIFLHQFTSPLIYILLVAFVITVAIDHYADAIVIALVLGINAVIGFVQEYRAENAMAALASLVTPKAQVRRDGELSKIDSTDLVPGDIVLLESGGVVPADLRLIRTTELQLNTAILTGESVPISRSTEPVEPEHTVVDRRNMAYMGTSVASGRGVGVVVATGGNSQIGTIAGQVRETERAATPLQTRMHRFGNLISVAILGIAVALFAIGLWQAIPIADVFLLAVATAVSAIPEGLPVVMTVALAVSVRRMAGRNAIIRRLPAVETLGSCSVIVSDKTGTITENRMTVQQMWTADGFVDVTADGNPGVGEFRQSKETIPIEEGTRLHGTLLAATLANEAILDETDDGTLKAVGDPMETALLVAGRKAGLDQHELIRAYPQIDHLPFESDRRYTASTHVMDDGPVTYVKGAPERVIEMCDTILTATGQTSLDAEEVLTKADELAGDGLRVITMARGDGDLTDTEEPDGLTFLGFAGMIDPPRSGVPKAIAACDRAGIQVKMVTGDHAVTAKAISEQVGIESDRVLTGEEVAELSDEELTEALRNTAIFARISPAQKHRIVTLLQADDEIVAVTGDGVNDAPALKAAHIGAAMGITGTDVAKEASEMVLTDDNFATIYAAVEEGRTVFSNIRKATMFLLATGVALVLAILAAFFLAIVGVLPRDDAGLFPLLLLPAQALWLNVVNNGIQDVALAFEPGEREQFERPPHRPDAGLLSRQLLERTITVGIWLAVLALAIFWYEFTNGATLGYAQTAALTTMVVSMALFLGTCRSESRSFVEKSPFSNPILLGGTLTALVVHLIAIHVGPTQLLLGIEPIAVETWIRILLIAPTVLIVAEAHKYWRTD from the coding sequence ATGGATGAGACGGCGTGGCACGCGGCCACCTTGGACGAGACGCTTGACGAATTAGCGTCAAGTCAGAATGGGCTGGCCAGTGAAGAAGCTGCGCGTCGTCTCGACCGATACGGACCGAACACCATCGGAGAAGGCGAGGTAATTAGTCCGGTACGGATCTTCCTCCATCAGTTCACGAGTCCACTGATTTATATCTTGCTCGTTGCATTTGTTATCACGGTTGCTATCGACCATTACGCTGATGCAATCGTCATCGCACTTGTTCTCGGTATAAACGCCGTCATCGGATTTGTTCAGGAATACCGGGCGGAAAACGCAATGGCAGCACTGGCGTCACTTGTCACGCCGAAGGCACAGGTCCGCAGAGATGGAGAATTGTCCAAGATAGACAGCACGGATCTGGTTCCAGGTGATATCGTTCTATTAGAATCTGGTGGTGTCGTTCCGGCAGACCTTCGGTTGATTCGGACCACCGAGTTACAACTCAACACTGCGATTTTGACCGGAGAATCCGTACCCATCTCTCGTTCGACAGAACCCGTCGAACCGGAACACACAGTCGTTGATCGACGGAACATGGCCTATATGGGGACGTCGGTTGCCTCAGGCCGGGGTGTCGGTGTCGTGGTTGCAACTGGCGGAAATAGCCAAATTGGGACGATCGCCGGGCAGGTTCGAGAGACAGAACGTGCGGCGACGCCGCTTCAGACGCGGATGCACCGGTTTGGAAACCTGATCAGCGTCGCCATTCTTGGAATTGCGGTCGCCCTATTCGCTATCGGGCTTTGGCAAGCGATCCCGATCGCGGATGTCTTCTTGCTCGCAGTCGCCACGGCGGTCTCTGCCATCCCCGAGGGGTTGCCGGTCGTGATGACGGTAGCGCTTGCAGTCAGTGTTCGCCGGATGGCCGGCCGCAACGCCATTATCCGGCGGCTCCCCGCCGTCGAAACACTCGGTTCCTGCAGTGTCATCGTCTCGGACAAGACCGGCACAATTACCGAGAACCGCATGACTGTCCAGCAGATGTGGACTGCCGATGGCTTCGTGGACGTGACTGCCGATGGGAATCCGGGGGTAGGCGAATTTCGGCAGAGCAAGGAGACAATTCCAATCGAAGAGGGGACCCGGTTGCACGGGACGCTGCTCGCCGCGACGCTGGCAAACGAAGCAATTCTCGACGAAACGGACGACGGGACGCTCAAAGCAGTGGGCGATCCCATGGAAACGGCATTACTCGTCGCTGGCAGAAAGGCGGGCCTCGATCAACACGAACTGATTCGGGCCTATCCACAGATTGATCATCTGCCGTTCGAATCAGATCGCCGTTACACCGCATCCACACATGTGATGGACGATGGCCCCGTTACCTACGTCAAGGGGGCTCCCGAGCGCGTCATCGAAATGTGTGACACAATTTTGACAGCGACTGGGCAAACATCACTTGACGCCGAGGAAGTGCTCACGAAAGCCGACGAACTCGCTGGCGATGGACTCCGGGTTATCACAATGGCCCGAGGAGACGGAGATCTAACGGATACGGAGGAGCCGGACGGTTTGACGTTTCTCGGATTCGCGGGCATGATCGACCCCCCACGATCGGGCGTGCCCAAAGCAATTGCTGCGTGTGACCGTGCTGGAATACAAGTCAAGATGGTTACCGGCGATCACGCGGTCACTGCGAAAGCCATCTCGGAACAGGTTGGAATCGAATCCGACAGAGTACTCACCGGCGAAGAAGTGGCCGAGCTCTCCGACGAGGAACTGACTGAAGCTCTCAGGAACACGGCCATCTTCGCCCGCATCAGCCCAGCGCAAAAACACCGGATCGTCACGTTACTCCAGGCTGACGACGAGATCGTGGCTGTTACTGGAGATGGGGTCAACGACGCTCCAGCGTTGAAGGCGGCACACATCGGTGCAGCGATGGGAATCACTGGAACGGACGTCGCTAAGGAGGCCAGCGAAATGGTCCTCACCGACGACAATTTCGCTACCATTTACGCCGCAGTTGAGGAGGGACGCACCGTCTTTTCGAACATCCGGAAGGCGACGATGTTCCTCCTTGCAACTGGCGTCGCGCTCGTCTTGGCGATCCTCGCAGCGTTCTTCCTCGCTATCGTCGGCGTGCTCCCGCGCGACGATGCAGGCCTCTTTCCGCTTCTCCTCTTACCTGCACAGGCGCTGTGGTTGAACGTCGTCAATAACGGCATTCAGGACGTCGCGCTGGCGTTCGAGCCCGGCGAGCGAGAACAGTTTGAACGCCCGCCTCACCGACCTGACGCGGGATTGCTTTCGCGCCAACTGCTTGAGAGAACCATAACAGTCGGCATCTGGCTCGCAGTCCTCGCACTCGCCATCTTCTGGTACGAGTTCACAAACGGGGCGACGCTCGGATACGCTCAGACAGCTGCTCTCACGACGATGGTCGTTTCGATGGCTCTGTTTCTCGGGACGTGTCGGTCCGAATCGCGCTCCTTTGTCGAGAAGAGCCCGTTCTCCAATCCGATACTCCTTGGCGGGACGCTCACGGCACTGGTGGTGCATCTGATCGCTATTCACGTCGGTCCAACGCAACTGCTGCTCGGGATCGAGCCGATTGCGGTAGAAACGTGGATTCGCATACTCTTGATCGCACCGACAGTACTGATAGTCGCTGAAGCGCACAAATACTGGCGGACAGATTAA
- a CDS encoding universal stress protein codes for MYDRIVIAVDGSDEARLAARRVLHLAQAFDATVSVLSVVEQKALQLTETSAEKTQLHERGEAALTEIEELASELGLSVTPKLLEGKPAVRISEYADEQNADLIVVGRQGLTGVSRRLLGGVTEQVLHRSDVPVLVVSGEDNEGEMDAEYSRALITTDGSENAEVAIPHGTAIAQRYGSDVHVLNVVDLQAAGGVFNAGGLEKEFLERLDARGQDAVDSVANEIEESALDLTVKTAVERTKSFEGAAAGVREYVEENEIDLVIMGSHGRSNLKRQLLGSVASTVIRIVDVPVLVVKRSD; via the coding sequence ATGTATGACCGTATTGTAATCGCTGTGGATGGGAGTGACGAAGCGAGGCTAGCAGCACGACGTGTACTCCATCTCGCTCAGGCCTTCGACGCGACCGTCTCCGTTCTCTCTGTCGTCGAACAGAAAGCACTCCAGCTCACAGAGACGTCTGCTGAGAAAACGCAACTGCACGAACGTGGGGAGGCGGCTCTCACAGAGATCGAGGAACTCGCGTCAGAGCTTGGCCTCTCTGTGACTCCGAAACTGCTAGAAGGAAAGCCCGCTGTCCGAATCAGCGAATACGCTGACGAGCAGAATGCAGACCTGATAGTCGTCGGGAGACAGGGATTGACTGGGGTCAGTCGGCGTCTCTTGGGCGGTGTTACCGAACAGGTGCTCCACCGAAGCGACGTCCCCGTGCTCGTCGTCTCGGGCGAGGACAACGAAGGTGAGATGGACGCCGAGTATTCACGAGCCCTCATCACGACGGATGGCAGTGAAAATGCTGAAGTGGCGATTCCCCATGGGACAGCCATCGCGCAGCGCTATGGGTCAGACGTTCACGTGTTGAACGTCGTGGATCTTCAGGCTGCAGGCGGTGTGTTCAACGCGGGGGGCCTCGAAAAGGAATTCCTTGAACGGCTCGACGCGAGAGGACAAGACGCCGTTGACAGCGTTGCGAACGAGATCGAGGAATCTGCCCTGGACCTGACTGTAAAGACCGCCGTCGAACGCACGAAGTCGTTCGAGGGGGCAGCTGCCGGTGTCCGTGAATACGTCGAGGAAAATGAGATCGATCTCGTCATCATGGGTTCGCACGGTCGGTCGAATCTCAAGCGGCAACTTCTCGGCAGTGTTGCATCCACCGTGATTCGAATTGTCGATGTCCCTGTCCTCGTGGTCAAGCGGTCTGATTGA